Genomic segment of Chelmon rostratus isolate fCheRos1 chromosome 2, fCheRos1.pri, whole genome shotgun sequence:
TCGAactgccccctggtggacaGACCGCGCAACGACCgggaaaactttttttctttgttttttaattcaaagAAGAAATTCTCTTCTTTGAATCTGTCAGCGATTCcaagaaagagaacaaatagTCTGGAGGATCAGCTTTTTCCCATAGGAGTTCACttttaaaaagctttgaaaTACTGGATGTTTTTTTAGTCAAAGCTTTATCAGGTCCTGACTATGCAGACACAAGGCAGCAAACAGTTATCAGACAAGATAAAAATACAACTGATCGCCTCTAAGATCATATATAATATTGTCAGTTAGTCAtaatcaaatgcaaaaataaaatttgtttaATAAATTACAAATGACTATTTCTAACACATGGAAGATGTGATGAGGAAGATAGGAAATTTTTTGTCGGTAAATAGATTATTAATGTGTGCCAACATGAGGAAAATTAGGAAGTTGAAAAATGAGTTACTCATTGATGCATAGAGCAAAATAAGTGGTGTTTTGATGATAAAAGCAAAACTGTGAATGTAcatatttgattgtttgttttttaatattattggggggcatttttgcctttattagtgacaggaaacaagggaagaaagagatgggggatgacatgcaacaatTACTCTGTAACAACATGGTCAGCATCTTAAACCCCtaaacatatgtgtgtgtttctgattaAACCATGCTATCTTTTTTTGACAGTGGACAGACTTTCAGATtccactgtgaaaacaaacacaatcctCCAGCTTTCAACTTTCGTACTTTAAACAGTAAGATAACACAAGAgatacacaaaaacagcaagagTCAGACCACTTTCTGAATACAACTTTAATTGTAGTACTGATTCGTAACAaaaaatacccccccccccaatcccTACTGTTCTCCTGCCACTCAGTTGTAAGTGCTGGTCAGACTCCCGTACAGAGTAGTACAGATACCGAGAGACAAGAAGTAAAAATTAGCACATTACAAAGAGGAACCTCTTTAGCGATCCAAAAAATTCTGAATGCAGCAAGGAGAATGTGCTGATGGAAAAGTTGTGGTTGTGTTGTGACATTCGGCCCAGGTGTACTTTCACGTTCTCTCCTGCCCAGAACTCAAACCAAGACTTCCAAGTCTTTTCTGCTCTAGATGTCCTTGATTacatcctccagctcctctttggAATACATGTGGAAGGTCTTCCCGGGCTCTACTGTTGCAAGCTAAAGAGGAGACACGGATTAAGAAGGGTTGCATGGAACCTGGGGATTTCAACTCTGGCAGTCCTGTGTAAACTTAAAACTACTgtgctgaagtgtttttttcaaacaaaagtcaaaataaaactactgATGTGGTTTGCTCTGGACATTTACAACGATGCAAAGCCAACCTTAAAATGTCATCGAGCACCTTGTTGTACTAAAATCAAGTATTCAGAAACTGGGTGAGGAATGAGGAACAAACCTCAATGTTGGTCGCGTTGAGCTTCTCCTCCATCACCTGCTTCAGAATGGTCAGAGACGACTTGATGGCGTCTTTTAATGTCATGGACTGTCAGTCACCCAGGGAGAGAGggtcaaaaagaaaagacacaactCTTCAATCCGGTTGATTTGCATGACTTTCCTCTACTTTAGACAACTCATGCCTAAACAGGCTGGAAAACCCTGAAAATGTTTGTTCAATTAAATCTTTGAAAAACAAGATGCAACAGTCGTACCTTGTGGTAGACCTCTTGCAGAGAGCTCTGTGCTCCCTCAGATGCTGAGCCGATGGCCCGGGCATCACACTGCACAAAGGTTCCTGATGGGTCCATGTGGTACCTGCATTCACAAACAAATAACAGTTAAGTCTCTGCGAAGTCAGAATTAACGGTGAACATGCTTCtgtttaaaatctaaaatatgtAGGGTGCACAAACAGTAATCTCTCCTTACAGCTGGGGGCCTTTTTCATCAACTCCTCCAAACAGAAGTGCTACTCCAAATGGTCGACTCTGTATAGACGACAGCACGGAGGAacggagcagagagagaagaataCAGGTTATGCTAGTTCATTGAATGCCATCAAACATTAtgccaatgaaaaaaaaaacaggtttgaatACATGAGTGTTTCAGCATGGAGATGAGCTAAATGACTGACCATGGCACCAGGATCAGCGTCCTCCTCCCCAAACTGCAGCGCCAGGTTGGACACAGCCTGAGTCACACTCTCCACTGTCATCGTCTCATTGTAAGTGAACCAGTGGTTCTGTTGACGAATATATACACAATTTAACGGCAGGTTACACTCAAGGCCAGTGAATTGCTTATATTGCAGTGTGCTCAGCATTCATACCTGTGTTTCCACTCTTGCTTTGTCAATCAGAGTCTTGGCATCAGCTATCAAGCCACTCATGGCGCAACCTTTgaggtggaaagaaagaaaattaagaTACCGCAGTTCCTGCACATTCTGTAGCCCAAAACAACAGTTAGCTTGGTCTAACTGTTATGTTGTTGCATGTTATCTGAGGGAACATTATTATGCTCATAACGCCTGATTAAACTCTGAAGTCACATTCAACCTAGTTAAACTTTGGGTGCTGGGCTGCACACACAACTGTAGTGAAAAGCTGTTGTGGTGCAGCGCAAGCCATCGGACATAATGGGACATGTGGTATTGTTATATTGTGTCTGAAAGGACATATGCCTTTGTCATGTTGTTTAACTATCGCATCCTATAATTAAACAACATGACAAAGTCCTTTTCTTTGTAATGTTAAAAGAGAAATCTGTGTCTTTGATAGGTATAGGCTCAACTACTGTAATGTGATGCCCTCAAGTCAAACCAAAACATAACAACTCACACTGAATGCTAAGTTTTAGATGGAGCAAAGCTCAGAGCCAGTGaatttcaaaattaaaacacaaagatacacaAGAGCTACTTGGTATATTTACCCTTTTAGAATTACTAATACTTTCACTCCATTGTAGTTATTTCTACTTTTTAGTTGTTACTTCTCATTagcattttgttgcttttatcttttaaatatcCCCTTGTGTTCCTTTAGTTTTGGCcatccaaaatgttacttttaGTTTTTCACCCGTTCTTTCACTCAGTGCAACATGCTGTACTAAACatgcaatacaaataaagtttaacTGAGCAAGAGATTATTCATCAAATCTGACTGGTTAACTATTTTGTGGTTACAGAGGCCATCAAATGCCATTCTCAAGTTAACTTACAGAATATACACTCAAGCACTCATCTCCAGTCAGCATCCAAATTTGAAGTTAATTTAATCTGCACATCTGATAGCTGATGCTCAGGTAGTCTTTCCACTTACCGATGTGACTGTCAATCTCAACGATTTTTTCAATGCTGTTGGGCTCCATCAGCGGAGAGGTGATCCTCTTCTCCACAGCCAGACACACCCCCTCTGATGTCTGGATGCCGATGGCTGTGGAGCCCAACTAGGAAAGCAAGACCAGACCAAAGAAAACATATGAGTTTTgctttcataataaaatatcacacAGAAAAAGCATTAATCTACTGAAATGATTCAGCACGTAATACTAACCTTTATAGCCTCTATGGCATATTCAACCTGGAACAATCTTCCTTCTGGAGAGAATGTGTTCACACCCCTGGAAGATAGATATGAATAATTATAATCCTTAATAATGGttatcactttaatgttgctggAAAACTTTGTGGTAccaacaaataaatgtatttgtcattAAGCTGGGTTCAAGATATTTTAATCTCGTGGTTGAATAAaggtttctaaaaaaaaaaaaaaaaaacgaaagtgAAAGCACATAACTTGTTGCGAAGTTGTTAGCTATTATCTTATTACcagcaacaaacagctgcactGTTATATCAATGGCTGGAAACAAAAGTACTTCCAGGCTTCCTTGAgcagtcaaaataaaataaaaaactgccTGTACAGACAACTTCATATAACGGTGCTCTCTGAAGTTTGCTCCTTCCCACTGAGAAGCGCTCAATAAATGACAAAGCAGTTTGTATTGCACCTACCTGTCATACTCCGATCTtgtcaaaaacatcttttaacgTTTGACACAGGAcctggaaaagaaaagattGTTGTATGTAAGACTCTTGGACTGAGTTaaagtaatttttaaaaataaggaCGATTCTTCGCATCGGGTTTGCTGTGACACCGGGTGATTAGCTAGCTAAGGTTAGCTGCGAAACCGAGCAAGCATGCTAGCTAACAGACGCGGCCGATCACATAAACAACTGCACGTAAAATGTTCATAGAAGTCTCACATCAGTGTTCGGACATTATAATATTATTTACGAGACGATCTATCAATAATTCCGCAACAGCTTTCTAAATAAATGCACTTGTTAGACTCATTTACCTCCAGCCACAAACCCTTGAATGAGTTCGCTTGTTTCAGGGGAACCGTCTGGGGTGTAACACTTAAACGCCCCGGTTGTCAACAAATCGGAAACGAAAGTTCCGCGTGTGCAGAGCTGCCCCTGAGCATCCATGGTGTCAGCACTTAGTCACTACATTTTAAAtatcaggtttgtttttttgttttgttttttttttgtttttttagcaaCAAGGAGAAGCTACGCTCTATGTTTTAAAATAAGTTGATActgatttgaaataaaattctaaaaatgtcataaataaGAATTTCACATGATAGGAGAAGTTATTGTGATAAGGTATACAATTAAAGAACAAAGACTATTCAGGGATGAAAATTGTTTACAAAGTTGTTAACGGAAAATACCGGAGAGTGTTTAGCAATTTAGCTGGAAATCAAACATCTGCACAGAAACAGTAGCTGGGGTTTAATATGAATTACCTATAGTGTCTTTTACTTTTGATCAAGAACAGATCCAAATTCTGCAAATCTGATAAGAACAATCCCGACTGAAAATCAAAACAGGCATTTCACTGTTACAGAACATACACTCACTTTGAAAGTACACAGTCGATCATGTAATATTGATATGGTGTTATTGTAATAAAGCCTAACGTTAGATATTTtcaataaatcacattttcctCACAGCTGGAGGGAGTATCCTCAAAAAGTAtgatgtaatttattttaactGGCATGGGTAGGCAACAATGTCATCACAGACGGGACAAATAAAACGTACAAATTGCAATATTTCGGGAAAAAGAGTACATTTCCATCGGTAAGCCGTCAGATATGTTGCGCAGCAGTCCCATATGGTCTAGCGGTTAGGATTCCTGGTTTTCACCCAGGCGGCCCGGGTTCGACTCCCGGTATGGGAACTACCTTTTAAGGTAAGGGAGCAATCACGTAAACATTTATACACATAAAGGATTACTGTGTCTTCAATCAGCCCCACACGGAAGAATCGCCCATATTGACCCATTCAGTAGCCAATCCTGCTGATACCTCAGTCAACCTTCTTGGTAAAAACACACGATGCGGAAACAGACCTTCAATAACAATAAACAAggcagaaatgcacacacaacacagcctTGATGACTGTACAGTGATTCTGCATGTCATATTATAGAATCAGCCACTGTGTGTCGTCTTTGAGCTGATTTAGCAGAGGTACGGGCAGTAACAGTTGCTGGACAAATGGGCCAAAGGTTGCAATAAATGTATATGGAGAGGTTACATATGTTGAGGACTGATTTATGAAAGTAAACCTGAGAGATGATGATGTTTAAGTACCAAGCTGTAGCCTTGTGTTGCACTCGAAACTTGAGTTAGGCTTACTTTTAAAAATTCAGGAATACTATCAGTATTCAAAGTATTCAAAGCAAAAGTATTCAAGAAAGTCTCGTGTctgttatattatattgttgCCTTTAATGTTACTCATTTCCTTTGTTCAAACTTTTAATGTGTAGTTTCACATCCTTTTAAAGTTTAGATCTTTGTAAAGgacttttaaaatgactgatgtaTGACCTGCAATTTACCTACACCTACATAAGatatcactattattattattattattattattattagtagtagtagtagtagtagtagtagtatttttattattattattattagtagtagtagtagtagtagtagtagtattaatattagtattagtattattgttgttgtttggcgcTCTGTCTAAAAAGCATTTTGATGGGTATAGTTCCTCTGTCATAAGTAAGGGaaagacagcaaaacaacagaaagagagTAAGAAACGTGCTCTCCATCACCGGAAACATTCACAGCTTCCACTCGCAGATCTCTCTCTTGAGATGTTGCACTGTTACAAACAGGAGTATTCAGAGGAGAGGCCGGTGGTGTCGGGTTTCATTTCCCGGGTGGGATCAGTTCAGTTTTGGTTCCGTACTGAAGTCCGAACGTGGCGCTGCTTGTTTTCAAACTCTGAAATCTGACCAAATaaagtcctgctgctgctgtcgcgGATGGATAAACATCACTTACCTTCTTCCTCTCCGCGTCTCTCAGCGTCGGTGTGCAGCCTAGACCAGTCTCCGTGTCATTAACGTTGTCAtcatgaggatgaggagggaagACATCATTCTGCAGGCTCTCCTCTTGATCCACAGTAAGTAAGCTGGAGTTTGGTTGCTGCAGCATTGTTTTACACATATCTTAGGTGCGTGACATAATTTACCATCAGTGCAATGGCATCTTACCAAAGCCAAAATCTGCTCCACTGCTCTAAATAATTAGatttaaatgtatattattttcatgtcagtcccccccccccccccccgtaattttctctttttctttgaattgACTGAGCTTCCTATTTTCAGACTTTGAAATGACTATTTAAAGTGTTCAGCTATATCAGCATTTGCCGACATGTAGAGACACTAGAGTATTTTCAGATTCATATTAAAGTCAGATTCCatgcttttcctcctctccaccccctgcttcacacacacacacacacacacacacacacacacacacacacacacacacacattcctgtcaGATGAGTTTTACTGAGTCAGTATCAAGACAGTGAAAAACATCTTAGCTGCATATGATGAATACTGGTCAAAGAGTCGGCTTTCCACTGTTATTTTCAACCAGGCATATTtagtctttaaaaaaagcagctgcagtaaCTTTGCTCTGGCTGGTCTCCTTTGCTACTATATTAACCTTGAATAATTTTATGAAGAAAATCCAGTTGTAGTTTAATCTGGATTTACAGAGTTTACCTTCCAACAGCACTAATACttccaaacacaacacacaacatgcagTGGCAGGGGGTCTGTTAGAGTGATTATCCTGTTCACTGTCCTGATTGTTTGTATTTCAGTTCCCGTGGCCTGCCTCTTCACTGCAGgtatgtttctctttgtgtgtgtgtacggcgATGCATCTCTATGAATTTCTAATCTGGGACTTAGTCAACGCAGAAAGTTTGTGAAGCTTTGCACTCTCTTTGTCCTTCAGTGTCAGGTCAGtcggacagcagcagcagcgtggtGGTGGCGGGGTACAACGTGAGCGGTCCCGCCGGGTCGAGGgtggtgctgcagtgtgtgagcgGCCGCATGGTGTGGACCAGGGACAGggtgagggacagacagagggtgGTCCACTGGGATCTGTACCGGGCCCATCCAGACTACGCCATGGAGAGGGTGCTGGACATGTTCTCTGCAGGGGACCAGAGGATCTACAACTCCTACAACCTGGGCCGGGCCGGCCTCAACCCAACAGCCTTCAGGGACGGAAACTTCTCTCTGGTCATCAAAGGTCACACTCTATGACTGTCATGTCTGTAGCTGTTGGTGAATTGGTCACTCATACATTGCTGTATGtcattcatttcagctctactttTATTAAGTGATATAAGTGATCTCCTTTAAAGTGCtaaatttcttttatttgtcagCCATTTTCAAACCATACAATTAGGTTTAGAATCCTGTTTTAACCCTCCAGCCAGCCATCAGCTTCAGTTCCTACCCGTGAGTGAAAATGTGGGAAATTATGCTTGAGGCAGGTTATCCATCACTGACCATAAAATAAACTTCACTTAATTATTTATAAGATAGTATAAGTTGCATGATTACCACGGTAACACAGTTGGAAAATATGTCAGCTAAAGGCTTCCCCAAAGAAATTCCACCTCATGCTAATCCCAGTTAGACAGCCTACACAATGGTCCTCTTTGAATCTGGCATTAATTTGAAGTATGCATGATTTATGACTAATAAATTACAACAAAGCGTAGTTTACAATGCTGGTACAGTCTTTTACATGAATAGCAAACAGTTTTACCCAACATTATCATCATGTTTGCcaactttgtgtttctgcatgtgatCACAGATGTGACAATGAATGACAGGGGCCTGTACTCCTGTAACCTCCACCATCTCTACTGCAACCTGTACGAGACAGTCAGGGTACAGCTCAACGTCACTAAGTCACGTATGTATCACACTCAACCGTCGGCATGTTCAACTCATAGCAACTGTGAAGCTGATTGGCTTTGTCTCTTTTGCACGTTTACCATAAAGGCCGCAAGGAGCAGCGCTTCTGGGATGGACAAAAGGCGGTGTACGTGGTGCTGCTCGGCAGTACCGTGGTGCTGCCGTGCATCAACCGACGTAACGTGTGGACAGACTGGAGCGACGAGGAGGAGGACCAGCAGGTGAGTGCAGTGTACAAGCTTGCTTGTCAGTCTCCTTCAGACAATCAGTCTCAGTCTAGATTTACTTTTAATTTAGAGGGATTGCATGATattgaatgaaaaatgtaacTCCCTTCCCTACCTTGGTGGCTTCCAGGTGGTCCACTGGGATCGCCAGTCCCCAGGGGTCCACCACGACCGCGCTGACCGGCTGGTGGACCTGTACGCCTCTGGGGAGCAGCGTAGCTATGGGCCACTGTTcctgcagaggaagatgaaCATCAGCAACCACGCCTTCTCAGAGGGAGACTTTTCTCTTGCCATATCTGatctgcaggtgtgtgaaagAAGAGTAGCTCAGCAGAAAACACCACAGGAGCCTGATAGTAAAAATAAATTGGAATGGCAAGAGGTACACTTCCCACTGGGGTCACTCTCACTGTGTGCCCCCATGCACTTTGGATAGGGTTtacggctgtgtgtgtgcacgcatacAGTGTTTCCAGAACACATGGCAGTTTCATCAGTAATGTAACTCTCGACAAGTAAAACTGTATTATTCTTTTGGGAAAATGAGGTTGGCAGCCACAGTTAGTTACGCTGATCACATCTCAACAACACTGCCATAAGAAACAATACAAAACCTGTCCAAAAGGACTTCCCACCAGTCCCTCTGTGCCATTTGTACTAATAGCAAGCAGAGAAAGTTAAAACAGTCCTTTTTTAGGAATCTCAAGGGTCCTGGTGTTGTTTGATAGGGCTCATAAATCAGATCATTTAGGTTAAAGAGGCTCAGGAGTCTCTGGGGCTTTACGACCACACCGTGGAACAGGGCCAGTTTTCCAGTCAGCTACAGCCAGCGCTCACCTGGACAGTCAGGCcaactttgctgttgttttatttagatACATGTAAAAGCACAATTAATTAGCTGACATTACATGACACAAAATCTATCCTCCTGGCAAGACAgacatttctttctcattttttctgAGATATCAGAAGGTTAAAGTATTTTACAGAAATGAGTATCAATCCTACAAACATGTAGTAACATGTTTTGATAAATTATATagcaacagtgaaacagtgatttaaagaaatacaaTGCAGTACATTTATTAAGTCTCAGCCTCACCTGTATGTTATTGGCTGGGGGGGTACACACCCGCTGTCCAAGTCTGTGCATAGTATATCTTTAAGTCAATGAttaaaaataagcaaatgtgtTTGTAAAGTTAACAACACAGGCTTGTTTACTCCATTGCCTGTAGGAAATTTCAGGCTGTTAGTTCATGAAAAGTTACATTAACATGTAACATGTTAGACCGTAGATGAAACTTATATCTGTTGTAACTTAGagatttttagccatgctagctgtaATTAGTGAATgcaagcatgctaacaggctaaaccAAGATGGTGAACTTAGCAAACAGaacatgaaacagcagcacGTTAGCATTGCCACTGTTAGCATGTTCCCATGCTAAGGTTAGCATTGGCACAGCACAGAGTGCAGTACaggctcacagagctgctagcgtcACTTTAacttatatttatttcattttaatttaggCAGACCACCTCCAAAAGAACTGTGTGACAGAACAGTGCCGCAAACCTTTAATAActtggatttatttattgtctggTGTTAGTGTGCACATTCAATCccatttattgttgttgttgttgcacatttGGATTTGACTTGTTGAAGGCACACAGAGTGTAATGAACGCGTGTGCTTCGCAGCCCACAGACCAGGGGATGTATTCCTGCCACCTCCACCATCATTACTGCGGTCTGCATGAGAGAAGAGTGTTTCAGGTCACAGTGGAACCACCAGTGATTCAGACCACCCTGCCAGCCAAAGCCCTGCCAAGTGCAGACAagggtaacacacacacacacacacacacacaaaaatatacaaatacagaTCTAACTCGCTCTACAGTAGTTATAGGTGAGTGTGAGAGCCTTAGCAGAGAGGATGTTTTATAGCTTAGTGGATTTGAACTATCATGTGTGCAATtaggagaaaaacacacacacacacacatctgttctTTCCCTCACTCCGTCTCATTCTGTGTTTGGTCTGTGCCTCAGACTCTCCAAAGAGCAAAgtagcagcagaggaagaagaaggggcGAGAGGAGCGAGGGGCGGGGGGCTTCT
This window contains:
- the LOC121616340 gene encoding matrix remodeling-associated protein 8-like isoform X2, whose product is MRMRREDIILQALLLIHMSGQSDSSSSVVVAGYNVSGPAGSRVVLQCVSGRMVWTRDRVRDRQRVVHWDLYRAHPDYAMERVLDMFSAGDQRIYNSYNLGRAGLNPTAFRDGNFSLVIKDVTMNDRGLYSCNLHHLYCNLYETVRVQLNVTKSRRKEQRFWDGQKAVYVVLLGSTVVLPCINRRNVWTDWSDEEEDQQVVHWDRQSPGVHHDRADRLVDLYASGEQRSYGPLFLQRKMNISNHAFSEGDFSLAISDLQPTDQGMYSCHLHHHYCGLHERRVFQVTVEPPVIQTTLPAKALPSADKDTTKAESPRVINVIVPDQRHHFLLPLGYVLTSFLLLAFIILIIILITRRRRTKEFYPEVSMRSSRSQSSSEEFEMDVAEVTVCSQDERRFDYKNNLLKEKVHMNTQPKVIDLDKEMQKFSK
- the LOC121616340 gene encoding matrix remodeling-associated protein 8-like isoform X1 is translated as MRMRREDIILQALLLIHIPVACLFTAVSGQSDSSSSVVVAGYNVSGPAGSRVVLQCVSGRMVWTRDRVRDRQRVVHWDLYRAHPDYAMERVLDMFSAGDQRIYNSYNLGRAGLNPTAFRDGNFSLVIKDVTMNDRGLYSCNLHHLYCNLYETVRVQLNVTKSRRKEQRFWDGQKAVYVVLLGSTVVLPCINRRNVWTDWSDEEEDQQVVHWDRQSPGVHHDRADRLVDLYASGEQRSYGPLFLQRKMNISNHAFSEGDFSLAISDLQPTDQGMYSCHLHHHYCGLHERRVFQVTVEPPVIQTTLPAKALPSADKDTTKAESPRVINVIVPDQRHHFLLPLGYVLTSFLLLAFIILIIILITRRRRTKEFYPEVSMRSSRSQSSSEEFEMDVAEVTVCSQDERRFDYKNNLLKEKVHMNTQPKVIDLDKEMQKFSK
- the psma5 gene encoding proteasome subunit alpha type-5, which produces MFLTRSEYDRGVNTFSPEGRLFQVEYAIEAIKLGSTAIGIQTSEGVCLAVEKRITSPLMEPNSIEKIVEIDSHIGCAMSGLIADAKTLIDKARVETQNHWFTYNETMTVESVTQAVSNLALQFGEEDADPGAMSRPFGVALLFGGVDEKGPQLYHMDPSGTFVQCDARAIGSASEGAQSSLQEVYHKSMTLKDAIKSSLTILKQVMEEKLNATNIELATVEPGKTFHMYSKEELEDVIKDI